One Peptostreptococcus equinus genomic window carries:
- a CDS encoding NAD-dependent protein deacylase, giving the protein MEDLIKKFSEYIEESHNIVFFGGAGVSTESGIPDFRSKDGLYNQKDIKFDKYPPEYLLSHTCLVKEPKVFFEFYRQKMDARNIQPNAAHFALAELEKLGKLKSIITQNIDGLHQKAGSNIVYEIHGTTKENYCDKCNKKYPSDYIFDSKESIPQCECGGIVRPKVTLYEEGLPEDAVSNAISAIRKADMLIVAGTSLQVYPAASYVHNFTGKHLVVINKEPINVKLDNKKDIFIQGSVGEILRNII; this is encoded by the coding sequence ATGGAAGATTTGATTAAAAAATTCAGTGAATATATCGAAGAATCACATAATATAGTATTTTTCGGAGGAGCGGGAGTATCTACAGAGAGTGGCATTCCAGATTTTAGAAGCAAAGATGGTTTATATAATCAGAAAGATATTAAATTTGATAAATATCCTCCCGAATATTTACTTAGCCATACATGTCTGGTAAAAGAGCCAAAGGTATTTTTTGAATTTTATAGGCAAAAAATGGATGCAAGAAATATTCAGCCAAATGCAGCCCACTTTGCCCTTGCCGAACTGGAAAAACTTGGAAAATTAAAATCTATTATCACTCAAAATATTGATGGTTTGCATCAAAAAGCAGGAAGTAATATTGTCTATGAAATACATGGAACAACAAAAGAAAACTATTGTGATAAATGTAATAAGAAGTATCCATCAGACTATATATTTGATTCAAAGGAAAGTATACCTCAATGTGAATGTGGAGGTATTGTTCGTCCAAAAGTAACATTATATGAGGAAGGTCTTCCAGAAGATGCCGTAAGTAATGCGATATCTGCTATTAGAAAAGCGGATATGCTTATTGTTGCGGGAACTTCATTACAAGTATATCCTGCAGCATCTTATGTTCATAATTTTACTGGCAAACACTTAGTTGTTATCAACAAAGAACCAATAAACGTAAAATTAGATAATAAAAAAGATATATTTATACAGGGATCTGTAGGAGAAATTTTAAGGAATATTATTTAG
- a CDS encoding ferric reductase-like transmembrane domain-containing protein: MNIIISLFIAVGLSYLFSNQIKKYNKYIYIWVATLSMMAIIHAILILNSYSIHYVSVLKWLMKAIDSGAMGGAFFILVMYMGVFDMRMIYARKLRTIRAELSIIACIITIPHNIHYLFAFILNMKNIVSGRDISLWLNLMMFASGIFAIGIMIPLFITSFTLIRKKMNGKAWKNLQEFAYIFYAMIFVQIIMVYLSKPSSLARNLNLIFYILLFSTYTVLKLKIILEKRRNRALVQSR; the protein is encoded by the coding sequence GTGAACATAATAATTTCTTTATTTATTGCTGTTGGATTATCTTATTTATTCAGCAATCAAATAAAAAAGTATAACAAATATATTTATATTTGGGTGGCAACACTGTCTATGATGGCAATTATACATGCTATATTAATTTTAAATTCTTATTCAATTCATTATGTGAGTGTTCTTAAGTGGTTGATGAAAGCAATAGACTCTGGAGCGATGGGCGGAGCTTTTTTTATATTGGTAATGTATATGGGAGTATTTGATATGAGGATGATATATGCTAGAAAATTAAGGACTATAAGAGCTGAACTATCAATAATTGCTTGTATAATTACTATACCACATAACATTCATTATTTATTTGCATTCATATTGAATATGAAAAATATTGTAAGTGGAAGAGATATTTCACTTTGGCTTAATTTAATGATGTTTGCATCGGGAATATTTGCTATAGGAATTATGATTCCATTATTCATTACTTCTTTTACTCTTATTAGAAAAAAGATGAATGGTAAAGCGTGGAAGAATCTGCAAGAATTTGCCTATATATTTTATGCCATGATTTTTGTGCAGATAATAATGGTTTATTTAAGTAAGCCATCTAGTTTAGCAAGAAACTTAAATCTTATTTTCTATATATTGCTTTTTAGTACTTATACAGTATTAAAATTGAAGATTATTTTGGAGAAGAGAAGAAATAGAGCTTTAGTGCAGAGTAGATGA
- a CDS encoding FMN-binding protein, producing the protein MRIKKELIVTICASLLIIILVSIGSSIDKISTTARNNKAEEKVHKQDRYELKNKNCNDVKKDSSINDNVSKKSNTQANIASYDGISKGFKGDIKVRVKVDSGKISDIEILESSDDEEYFNNAKNLIGDIIHK; encoded by the coding sequence GTGAGAATAAAAAAAGAGTTAATAGTTACAATTTGTGCCAGCTTGTTAATAATAATTTTAGTAAGTATAGGATCATCTATAGATAAAATAAGTACAACAGCTAGGAATAACAAAGCAGAAGAGAAGGTACATAAACAGGATAGATATGAACTAAAAAATAAAAATTGCAATGATGTGAAAAAGGATTCCTCTATTAATGATAACGTCTCAAAAAAATCTAATACACAAGCTAACATAGCTAGTTATGATGGTATATCTAAGGGATTTAAGGGAGACATTAAAGTTAGAGTAAAAGTGGATAGTGGAAAAATTTCTGATATAGAAATTTTAGAATCTAGCGACGATGAGGAATATTTTAATAATGCTAAGAATCTAATAGGAGATATCATACACAAATAA
- a CDS encoding FMN-binding protein, protein MINYNSKVDRSKIRDGIYEGVGLGYENRQTKVKVRIEKQKITNIDIVSTGDDEPFFSNAKSKVINSIIEKNSPAVDIVSRATFSSNGIKSAVKNALEKASNQTSADSSYTNNLEERIRKLEKELHETKEKLNKKNEEIKKIEIEKNNIKTEDNSTSKNEFVLPESKKNGTFIGKSKGHKGKDILVEVTTKNGKIEEINVKEISDDMSFINKSMAVKDSLLNNNYNMTLEAFREFGDLSYKIENKKINELPEYIKSRVKELSYPLDTKETNPVFTSEISKIIREYWKYINNENYIREIDVTASATRSAAGIMN, encoded by the coding sequence TTGATAAATTATAATTCTAAAGTAGATAGGAGTAAGATAAGAGATGGCATATACGAAGGTGTCGGCTTAGGTTATGAAAATAGGCAAACAAAAGTAAAGGTTAGAATAGAAAAGCAAAAAATAACGAATATAGATATAGTTTCTACTGGTGACGATGAGCCGTTTTTCTCAAATGCAAAATCAAAAGTTATTAATAGCATAATTGAAAAAAATAGTCCTGCAGTAGATATAGTAAGCAGAGCTACCTTTAGTAGCAATGGAATTAAATCAGCAGTAAAGAATGCCTTAGAAAAAGCGAGTAATCAAACTTCAGCAGATTCTTCATACACTAATAACTTAGAAGAAAGAATAAGGAAGCTAGAAAAAGAATTACATGAAACAAAAGAAAAATTGAATAAGAAAAATGAGGAAATAAAAAAAATAGAGATTGAAAAAAACAATATTAAAACAGAAGATAATTCTACATCAAAGAATGAGTTTGTTTTACCTGAAAGCAAAAAAAATGGAACATTTATAGGTAAATCAAAGGGGCATAAGGGCAAGGACATTTTAGTTGAAGTGACGACTAAAAATGGGAAAATAGAAGAGATAAATGTAAAAGAAATATCTGATGATATGAGTTTTATTAATAAATCTATGGCCGTAAAAGATTCATTGTTAAATAATAATTATAACATGACCCTTGAAGCTTTTAGAGAGTTTGGAGATTTGAGTTATAAAATTGAGAATAAAAAAATTAATGAACTTCCAGAGTATATAAAAAGTCGAGTCAAAGAACTTAGTTATCCACTTGACACAAAAGAAACAAATCCAGTATTCACTAGTGAAATAAGCAAAATAATAAGAGAGTATTGGAAATATATTAATAATGAGAATTACATAAGAGAGATTGATGTAACTGCTTCAGCAACTAGAAGCGCAGCAGGCATAATGAACTAG
- a CDS encoding cell wall-binding repeat-containing protein, whose product MSVSPYTIKKNANLLLVNETEGLDGINKHIKNIKPNKVTIIGGYKSISNSVKKNLKKTLLKIK is encoded by the coding sequence TTGTCAGTATCTCCTTATACTATTAAGAAAAATGCCAATCTACTGTTGGTAAATGAAACTGAAGGCTTGGACGGAATCAACAAGCATATAAAAAATATAAAGCCAAATAAAGTTACAATAATTGGTGGATATAAATCTATATCAAATAGTGTTAAAAAGAATTTAAAGAAGACTTTATTGAAAATTAAATAG
- a CDS encoding pyridoxal phosphate-dependent aminotransferase — translation MLSNRLKNITPSVTVGISSKVKELKAQGNNIINLSIGEPDFNVPEKAKEYGKKSLDDNKTKYDLVSGITELREEICKKLSKENNIEYTPDQIVLSSGAKNSITNILLAITDPGDEVLLPLPYWVSYSEMVKVTNAIPREIKTKKEHDFKLTKEDLLASINENSKLLILTNPSNPTGAVYTKDELVEIAKVCIENNIYIMADEIYEKIHFDNSFISVASLSPEIKDITITVNGFAKCAAMTGIRLGYTASNTEIAKAMSSIQSHVVSHPSLTAQYIGLGVLKECQDDMDNMVETYKRRYEIITNRLDKIKGISYVKPLGAFYIFVDLSNVKKNYNYDESFSIKFCEDFLNEKRVALVPGKAFGIDEYVRISYACHEDEFLDGVNKLEDFINPYIQQ, via the coding sequence ATGCTATCAAATCGTTTAAAAAATATAACACCTTCCGTTACGGTAGGTATTAGTTCAAAGGTAAAAGAACTTAAAGCTCAAGGTAATAATATAATTAATTTAAGCATAGGAGAGCCTGACTTTAATGTTCCAGAAAAAGCAAAAGAATATGGTAAAAAATCATTAGATGATAATAAAACAAAATATGATTTAGTCTCTGGTATAACCGAATTAAGAGAAGAAATTTGCAAAAAGTTATCTAAAGAAAATAATATAGAATACACTCCTGACCAAATTGTTCTATCTAGTGGTGCTAAAAATTCTATTACTAATATTTTACTTGCCATTACAGACCCTGGCGATGAAGTTCTACTTCCATTACCTTATTGGGTAAGTTATTCTGAAATGGTAAAAGTTACAAATGCCATTCCTAGAGAAATAAAAACTAAAAAAGAACATGATTTCAAACTAACAAAGGAGGATCTTCTAGCTTCTATAAATGAAAATTCCAAATTGCTAATTCTTACAAACCCTTCTAACCCAACAGGAGCTGTATATACAAAAGATGAACTAGTAGAAATAGCTAAGGTTTGCATAGAAAATAATATTTATATTATGGCTGATGAAATTTACGAAAAAATTCATTTTGATAATAGCTTTATTTCCGTAGCATCTCTTAGCCCCGAGATAAAAGATATCACTATTACTGTTAACGGATTTGCTAAGTGTGCAGCTATGACTGGTATTAGACTTGGCTATACGGCTTCTAACACTGAAATAGCAAAAGCTATGTCTTCTATACAAAGCCATGTTGTTTCTCATCCATCACTTACTGCTCAATATATTGGATTGGGGGTTCTTAAGGAATGCCAAGATGACATGGATAATATGGTAGAAACATATAAAAGAAGATATGAAATAATAACTAATAGATTAGATAAAATTAAAGGAATTTCCTATGTAAAACCATTAGGAGCATTTTATATTTTTGTTGATTTATCTAACGTTAAGAAAAACTACAACTATGATGAAAGTTTCTCTATAAAATTCTGTGAAGACTTTTTGAATGAAAAAAGAGTCGCTCTTGTACCTGGCAAAGCCTTTGGAATAGATGAATATGTAAGAATATCTTACGCTTGCCATGAAGATGAATTTTTAGATGGGGTTAATAAATTAGAAGATTTTATTAACCCTTACATACAACAATAA